The Gloeobacter morelensis MG652769 genome contains the following window.
TGGTTGCGGGTGCCGGCAATCGCCGACGCCTTCGGGTCCACCTCAATGTCGATGCCTGCCGGCAGCTCGATTTCGACCGGGTGACTGAAACCGGCGTTGATCGTCAGTTTGCGGCCGGTAAGCGCAATGCGGTAACCAACCCCGGCAATTTGCATAGGCTTGGTGAAGCCGGTGGTCACCCCGGCGACCATGTTGGCCACCAGCGTGCGGCCGAGACCGTGCTGCTCGCGGGCGCGGCGGCTCTCGCCGCGGCGGGCCACCAAAAGCCTGGCGTCCTCGCACACCACCTCGATCGAGTCGGGCAGGGTGCGCTCGAGGGTACCCTTGGGGCCTTTGACGACGATGCGCTGGCCATCCAGGGTGACTTCGACCTTGGGCGGGATCGCGATCGGAAGTTTGCCGATACGGGACATGGCGCGCTCCTAAAAGACGTAGCAGAGGACTTCACCGCCCACACCCGCCCGGCGGGCGTCGCGGTCGGTCATGACCCCCTGGGAGGTGGAGATGATGGCGATGCCGATGCCGCCCAGCACGCGGGGCAACTCCTTGCGGTTGGCGTAGACCCTCAGCCCCGGGCGCGAGACGCGCTTGAGATTGGTGATCAGCGGGCGGCGCTGGCGACCGGCGTACTTGAGGGTGAGCAGGAGCTGGCGATCTTTGCCTTCGCCCTGGTCCTGGTATTCGAGTATCAACCCTTCCATCTTCAGCACCTCCGCCACCGAGCGCGTCATGCGCGTCGACGGCACCGGAACGATATCGTGTTTGACGATACTTGCGTTGCGGATGCGGGTGAGCATATCGGCAAGGGTGTCATTTACCGCCATGGTCTTCTCCTACCAGCTTGCTTTGACGACGCCGGGCAACAGACCCTGGTGGGCCATCTCCCGAAAACAGATGCGGCACAGGCCAAAGTCACGGATGTAACCGCGGGGGCGCCCGCACCGCCAGCAGCGGTTGTGCAGCCGGGTGTCGGAGAGCTTGCCCTTTAAGACCAGTTTCTGGCGCTTTTTCTCGCGCTCGACCATCGATACTTTTGCCATGTTGTTATTTCCTGAAGGGCATTCCGAGAGCGGCGAGCAGGGCGCGGCCCTCCTCGTCGGTTTTGGCCGTGGTGCAGATAGTAATGTCCATACCGCGGATTTTATCGACCGAGTCGTACTCGATCTCGGGGAAAATCAGTTGCTCGCGCAGACCGAGGGTGTAGTTGCCGCGGCCGTCGAAGGCTTTGGGGCTGACGCCGCGAAAGTCGCGGATGCGCGGCAGGGCCACCGAGACCAGCCGATCGAGAAATTCGTACATCCGCCGGGCCCTGAGGGTCACCGTGACGCCCACCGGCACCCCGGCGCGCAGCTTGAAACCGGCGATCGCCTTTTTGGCGCGGGTGACCACGGGCTTCTGGCCGGCGATGCGGGCCACCTCGGCAATCGACCCATCGAGGGCCTTGGCGTTCTGCGAAGCCTCGCCGAGGCCGCGGTTGATCACGATTTTGGAGATCTTGGGCACCTGCATGAGGTTGGTGTAGCTGAACTGCTCCTGCAGGCGCGGGACGACCTCCCGGTTGTATTTGTCCTTCATGCGAACGGTGGTGGCCATGGTTCACTCTCTACTTGTCGAGGATCTCGCCGGTTTTCTTGAGTACGCGCACTTTTTTGCCCGCCTCGGTAACGGTGTGACCGACGCGGCTGGCCTGCTTTTTCTTGTCTGAGTAGAGCATCACCTTGCAGCTGTAGATCGGGGCTTCGCGCCGCAGGGTCTGGCCCTGCTGGTCGCCCTGGGGTTTGACGTGTTTGGTCTGCAGGTTCACCCCCTCGACAATCACCTTGCCCGCGGTGGGCAACACCTCGGTTACCTTGCCGACTTTGCCTTTGTCCTTGCCGGAGATCACCTGGACGGTGTCGCCTTTTTTGACGTGGAACTTGTGCCGCGCCTTGCCGGCGCCGTTGTTGGTCGCCATCAGAGCACCTCCGGGGCCAAGGAAATGATCTTGGTAAAATTTTTCTCGCGCAGCTCGCGGGCGACCGGCCCAAAGACGCGCGTGCCGCGGGGGTTGCCGTTTTTGTCGATAATCACCGCGGCGTTGTCATCGAAGCGGATGACCATGCCGTTGTCGCGGCGAATCGCCTGGCGGGTGCGCACCACCACCGCGCGCACCACCTCGGATTTTTTGACCCCCATGTTGGGGGCGGCGTCTTTGACCACGGCCACGACGATGTCGCCCACGAAGGCGTAGCGGCGGTTGCCGCCGCCTTTGGTGAGGCCCTTGGAGCCGACGGTCGAGCCGAGCACGCGGATGCACAACAGTTCGCGCGCTCCGGTATTGTCGGCCACGCTCAGCCGGGACTGCTGCTGGATCATGGGTTGCGAGCCTCCTCGAGAATGTCCAGCACAACCCACCGCTTGGTTTTGCTCAGGGGCGGCGATTCGAGAATGCGCACCCGGTCGCCGACTTTGCAGCGGTTCTGTTCGTCGTGGGCTTTGAACTTGCGCGTGCGCACGACGATCTTTTTGTACTTGGGGTGGGGGACACGGTTTTCGACGGCGACCACCACCGTCTTTTGCATCGCGTCACTGACCACCAATCCGATTTTTTCTTTGCGCGGCATGGGTTATTTCTCCTTGGCGGCGGCGGTGCGCTGGCCTTCAAGCAGCATCAGCTGGGCGAGCTTGTGCTTGGCGTGGCGCACGAGGTGCGGCTTTTCGAGCTGGCGCGTCGCCTTTTGCAACCGCAGTTCGAACAGTTCTTTTTTGGTGGCGAGGATCTGCTCGGAAATCTCCTCGTCGCTGAGGTCGCGCCAGTCGTCAATTTTAGGTAGGGGCATTGGTCGGCTCCTCAGCGGGGGCAGTCTCGCTTTTGACGATAAATCGAGATTTGATGGGCAGCTTGGCCGCCGCCAGACGCATCGCCTCGCGGGCAATCTCCTCGGCGACCCCGTCGATCTCAAACAGGATTCGACCGGGCTTGACCACGCACACCCAGTACTCGGGCGCACCTTTTCCTGAACCCATGCGGGTCTCGGCGGCGCGCTGGGTGACGGGCTTATCTGGAAACACCCGGATATAAATTTTGCCGCCGCGGCGGATGTAGCGGGTCATGGCCCGTCGGGCGGCTTCGATTTGCCGGGAAGTCATCCAGACGGGCTCAAGCGCCTGCAGCGCGTAGGTGCCGAACTCGATTTCGTTGCCGCGGCAGGCAACCCCGTTCATGCGTCCGCGCTGCTGCTTGCGGAACTTGGTGCGTTTGGGCATCAACATGGTGCGACTCCCTGGCCTCTACTGCTCGTCGGTGCGTTCTTCGTACTGGATCTTTTTGCGGCGGCGGGGGCGCTGATCGGGCTTGGGCTGGGCTGCCACCTCCTCGGGAGCTGCCGCCGGGCCGCTGCTGCCGGGCAAAATTTCGCCGCGGAAAATCCAGACTTTGACCCCCAGCGTGCCGTAGGTCGTCTGGGCAATTTTGTAGGCGTAATCGATGTCGGCTCTGAGGGTATGCAGCGGAATGCGTCCCTCGCGCGTCCACTCCGAGCGGGCAATTTCGGCCCCGTTGAGGCGGCCTGCCACCATCACCTTGATCCCCTGCACCCCGGCGCGCTGGGCGCGCTGGACAGCCTGACGCACCGCGCGCCGGAAGGCGACGCGCCGCTCCAGTTGGCCGACGATGTACTCGGCGATCAGGGCCGCCTCGGCATCGACGCGCTGAACCTCGACGACATTGATGCGGATCTGGCGGCGGCCGATCAG
Protein-coding sequences here:
- the rpmC gene encoding 50S ribosomal protein L29, coding for MPLPKIDDWRDLSDEEISEQILATKKELFELRLQKATRQLEKPHLVRHAKHKLAQLMLLEGQRTAAAKEK
- a CDS encoding type Z 30S ribosomal protein S14, yielding MAKVSMVEREKKRQKLVLKGKLSDTRLHNRCWRCGRPRGYIRDFGLCRICFREMAHQGLLPGVVKASW
- the rplE gene encoding 50S ribosomal protein L5, translated to MATTVRMKDKYNREVVPRLQEQFSYTNLMQVPKISKIVINRGLGEASQNAKALDGSIAEVARIAGQKPVVTRAKKAIAGFKLRAGVPVGVTVTLRARRMYEFLDRLVSVALPRIRDFRGVSPKAFDGRGNYTLGLREQLIFPEIEYDSVDKIRGMDITICTTAKTDEEGRALLAALGMPFRK
- the rpsC gene encoding 30S ribosomal protein S3, producing MGQKVHPIGLRLGIIRDHRSRWFAKAGEYPALLAEDHKIRAYIVKKLASGGIADVDIERKADQVEITIRTARPGVVVGRGGAGIDELKANLEKLIGRRQIRINVVEVQRVDAEAALIAEYIVGQLERRVAFRRAVRQAVQRAQRAGVQGIKVMVAGRLNGAEIARSEWTREGRIPLHTLRADIDYAYKIAQTTYGTLGVKVWIFRGEILPGSSGPAAAPEEVAAQPKPDQRPRRRKKIQYEERTDEQ
- the rplN gene encoding 50S ribosomal protein L14; its protein translation is MIQQQSRLSVADNTGARELLCIRVLGSTVGSKGLTKGGGNRRYAFVGDIVVAVVKDAAPNMGVKKSEVVRAVVVRTRQAIRRDNGMVIRFDDNAAVIIDKNGNPRGTRVFGPVARELREKNFTKIISLAPEVL
- the rplF gene encoding 50S ribosomal protein L6; the encoded protein is MSRIGKLPIAIPPKVEVTLDGQRIVVKGPKGTLERTLPDSIEVVCEDARLLVARRGESRRAREQHGLGRTLVANMVAGVTTGFTKPMQIAGVGYRIALTGRKLTINAGFSHPVEIELPAGIDIEVDPKASAIAGTRNQQGFNFVIKGFDKQAVGDLAAKIRDIRPPEPYKGKGIRYTAEKILLKAGKSGKK
- the rpsH gene encoding 30S ribosomal protein S8, with the translated sequence MAVNDTLADMLTRIRNASIVKHDIVPVPSTRMTRSVAEVLKMEGLILEYQDQGEGKDRQLLLTLKYAGRQRRPLITNLKRVSRPGLRVYANRKELPRVLGGIGIAIISTSQGVMTDRDARRAGVGGEVLCYVF
- the rpsQ gene encoding 30S ribosomal protein S17; its protein translation is MPRKEKIGLVVSDAMQKTVVVAVENRVPHPKYKKIVVRTRKFKAHDEQNRCKVGDRVRILESPPLSKTKRWVVLDILEEARNP
- the rplX gene encoding 50S ribosomal protein L24, which produces MATNNGAGKARHKFHVKKGDTVQVISGKDKGKVGKVTEVLPTAGKVIVEGVNLQTKHVKPQGDQQGQTLRREAPIYSCKVMLYSDKKKQASRVGHTVTEAGKKVRVLKKTGEILDK
- the rplP gene encoding 50S ribosomal protein L16 gives rise to the protein MLMPKRTKFRKQQRGRMNGVACRGNEIEFGTYALQALEPVWMTSRQIEAARRAMTRYIRRGGKIYIRVFPDKPVTQRAAETRMGSGKGAPEYWVCVVKPGRILFEIDGVAEEIAREAMRLAAAKLPIKSRFIVKSETAPAEEPTNAPT